From Zea mays cultivar B73 chromosome 3, Zm-B73-REFERENCE-NAM-5.0, whole genome shotgun sequence:
tatgcttGGTGTTGACTTGGAAGGAAACTGCTGTAGTTAGTATAGTACGTTATGTACGCAACGTCCATACATATATGTGTCGCATACGTACTACGTCTGCAGGTAATTAGCTGTCTGGCTCTGGCAGTGGTCGAGAGTGGTGGACCAATCATTTGCTCTGAAAGCCTCCTGGAAAGCGCGCACCACCGACCATTCCAACCACCGGCCCGCCCACGGGCCCAGAGAGACAGTCCACACCAGTCTGTGTGGTTGCGGCGGCGCCATCGGCCAACATCCCTGCCGCACCGCACCCCGCATTCCGCTAAGGGCCGGGCCCCTCCATGCTGCATGCATGCGTGTACTCTCCTCCGTCTAGACGAAGGAGTACAGTGCCTGGTACGGAAGCAGGCAAGATGCTTTGGAAGCGACGATACCTTTGGTTTGTACAACTCGTCTCGGACTCTCGCCTGCCCTGCCCTGCCCTGCCCGGCGGCGTGAGTCCAACAAATCGCAGCTTTTCGCTCCCCGTGTCTCTGCCTGCCGTTGCTACAGTAGTGTAGGCCAAACATAGGCGATCGGGTCAATCCTAATTACCGCAGCAGATTAGCGCGCTGCGTGCGATTATTTGTTGCAGCCAATAAAACCAACGCGTGGGCGTGGCCAGGGGGTCCAGTCCAGGGACTCCTGCAGGAAATGAGCGACGTGTAAGCGTTTCCAGGAGGAATCATGCCTGGCATCCTGCGCTTCTAAGGGGCTGTTTGGTTcaccttttttctgaccagcttttctgaaaatctggctgtggagagaatctggctgtagggagaatctgagtatcattacgattacgtgtgtaggaagataaagttgttcatagagctcaggatctagaaagtgacggattcttactattacaacgactcaaccgattatgtgtttatgttgattttagaTGATTTTTGCCCTAacgaattttataaaagctggctgaaaagctgagcgtttggcagtctgcagcagcttttggtggccagaagctggcagaagctgaaacaaacaggcactaaggtaccgtttggttcacatatttgtaacgtaatgggtaagtgataacgataaatcatgtttgttttagtccaaccgtaatcagataccatactaaaaattgataccggactattcaaacttgttaccgacagtaatcgagtgtaaaccattaccattaccctttgcgttacatttcgtgaaccaaacagcacctaagTTGTATGCTTCAAACACCTACCAAGCATTCTTTCTTCCTCCATTTCGTCTCGGCGGAACTAACTTTGTGCAGGAGATGCTGGGCCTGATATCAGGAAAAGGCAAAGAAAGAAAGGGCAGCAGACGGGGGAAGACGTAGTAGTATATGGAGTTTGAGTGAAGTAGTGCGCACTCATGTACGTTGCTCTGGCCATTCATATTCAttcattcatatatatatatatgcttggccttggtcttggtcttggtcttggtcGTCGCGTGAATGATGCCCCAACGACGGAAGGGGCCAGGCCACCCCACAGTCACACACTGTCATCGCTCTGCTGCGCTGGACGCCGCGGATGTGATGGtggccagcccagcccagcccagcaggCAAGCCAAGCCCCCGGAAAGGCAGGGCATGCTGATGACGCTGCCAGTGCCAGTTGCCGGTCCAAAACAACCCAAAGACGCACGCACGCACGAACAATGTGTGGACTGTGGAGGAGGAACAAATGTGCGTGCGTATTACGTTTACGTCCCCCTGCTCTGCTCCTCTTCTGGGGGTTCATGCGCAGCGGAAGCCAGCCAGCCAGCCTGAGCCGGATTCTGTTTCCATTGCCGTTCTTGTCGGCCTCGCCTGGGCCTGGCGAAACAAACACCAGCTCCATGCGCGACAGCCCCGCCTACCTGAGCTCCCTCCGATCCGCAGCGAATCGCTCGCCCATCGGATGGCGTGAGCCGGCTACCACCTGTTCATGATTCATCGGAGGAGCGGGAGCCAGAGCAAGCAGAGCCACTCGTCAATCAGTTCATCACACACCACCACACGCAACGCACCGGCGCGACTTGTTCGTTGCAGCCTCGTATCGTACCTGCCAACGCAGTCCTCTAGGGAGTACCTCTCAGCTTGGCACAAAAAAATCAACACGGTgcttctgctgctgctgcttggcAGCGAAGCTTCGGTGCACAACAACAGTGCGAGCGCGTCACGGTAGACCGGCACTAGTTCACGGATTTCCATTATTTTATAGTATGCGGTAAGGCTCAGGCCCTGtctgggaacaaagtttttgaaaactacagtttttgaaatactatactatactttagttatgataataccgtagtttataataccgcagttttgaaaactgaggtccagagctaagtttagaatgccttaaaacaactatagtatttgcaatacttcagttttgaaaacagagattttacccagcttgccaaacaccattatgtatataatactgcagtatttgagaatactgcagtattcttccaaaactgcAGAAAAACTTTATTCCCAAACACCCCTCAGCATTATTGCTGTAGCAGTGCCTCGCCTAATCATTCCCAACGCCGCTCTCGTTTCGTGCCACGTAATAAATATATAAACCAAGACGAGCAATCATCTTATGGAATTCTAGCATGGATTCCAAAATAAAATCTAGGAGCTGTTCGGTTAAATAATGAAATTTTGGAGTGAGACTTTAGAGACGAGGCTTGAACAAAACACGGCATTCAAACCAAGCAGAGCAGATCAGAAACCTGCCCCGTGTGTCCTGGCGCTGGCGTACGGCTATATATCTCTTTGCCTGTGAGGTCAGGGAGACAGAAAGAAAGCAGCCTACCTAGCTACTACAACAGCGAGAGAAACATCGCCCAAAAAGCCAACAGCAACCGTCACAGACCAAAAGGGATAGGGAGGGCGGAGAGTGCGCTTTGCCCTTTTTCCCGGCCAGCCAACGACGCCGCCGGCCAACCAACGACGGAGACGCGGTGGAGGAGATCGGATGGAGGGCCAGGTGAGGAGGAGTCCTGCTTCCTCCGCCGCGGACGACGGCGGGCCCAGCACGAGCGGTAGCGCGGACGCGCACGCCCGCTACGCCGACGCCGACGACAATGCGGCGGGCGCCGGGGGCCCAAAGGTCTGGGTCCTCGTGCTCCTGTTCGCGCTGCTCCTGCTGCCCTTCCTGCCCTCTGCGAtgcgccgcggcggcggcggcggcgggacgGTTTGGGCGGGAGGCGGAAGAGGCACTGAGGGAGGGTACCGGTACCGCCGCGGCGGGATCAGCTTCAAGAGCGGCTGGGACGTCGTCAACCTCTGCCTCGTGCTCTTCGCCATCCTCTGTGGTCTCCTCGGCCGCGGCGGCGACGGGGACTCCTCTTCCTCCGCGACTTCAGCTTACGCGTCTGCCAAGGACGACCGTCATCGCCTGGCGTCCTCGGCGGCGCCCGCCGCGGAGCCCGTCACGGTGGCGGCGACTACTACGAGCTCGGGGGACTGGGAGCAGGAGGGCTACGACTCCATGTCCGCCATCTACGCCAGCCTGTCCCGCACCACCAACCACGCCCATGCCTCGGGGATCCGCCGGATGAAGAGCAGCAGCTCCTACCCGGAGCTGCGCCTCGGCAGCGACGGCGTCTGGGCCCTCGCGTCCCCGGACTCCGCCTGGCGCTTCTACGACGACGCCGAGCTGTACCGCGCCCGCCGCCCGGAGCGGCAGGAGCGGACCTGGGACGTCGACCCGCACgggagggcagcggcggcggagGTCAAGACCATCCCCGTCGACACCTTCGTCGAGCGCGGCCGGGCCTCGCAGTCGCAGTCGCAGTCGCAGCCGCggaggacgaggaggaggagCGTCGAGAGGCTCCCCGAGATGGCCGAGGAGAGGCCGCTGCAGCAACAgagcgggggcgcgcgggcgccgCCGAGGCTCAGGAGGTGGAACTCCGAGGTTGTTGATGTCATGTTGGAACAGGAGGCGGCACCGGCGCGGAGTAGAAGGTGGGACTCGGAGGTGGTGGGCGCCATGCCGGAACAGGACGCGGCTGTAGCGCCGGCGAGGCTCAGGAGGTGGAACTCAGAGTCGCTGGATAGCATACTGGAGCAGGAGGCGAGAGTGGCGGCGGCGAGGAGCACGAGGTGGGGCTCGGAGGTGATGGACGCCATGCCGGAACAGGAGGCAGCGGTAGCGCCGGCGAGGCTCAGGAGGTGGAACTCGGAGTCGTTGGATAGCATACTGGAGCAGGAGGCGAGAGTGGCGCCGGCGAGGAGCACGAGGTGGGGTTCGGAGGTGATGGACGCCATGCCGGAACAGGAGGCAGCGGTAGCGCCAGCGAGGCTCAGGAGGTGGAACTCAGAGTCGTTGGATAGCATACTGGAGCAGGAGGCGAGAGTGGCGGCGGCGAGGAGCAGGAGGTGGGACTCGGAGGTGATGGACGCCATGCCGGAACAGGAGGCAGCGGTAGCGCCAGCGAGGCTCAGGAGGTGGAACTCAGAGTCGTTGGATAGCATACTGGAGCAGGAGGCGAGAGTGGCGGCGGCGAGGAGCAGGAGGTGGGACTCGGAGGTGGTGGACGTCATGCCGGAACAGGAGGCGGCGGTGGCGCCGGTAAAAAGCAGGAGGTGGAACTCCGACGCAGTGGATGTAATACCGGAGCAGGAAGCGCCGGTGGCTCTGGCGAGGAGCGGGAGATGGAGCTCGGGGGCGGTGGACGTGGTCCCGGAGCAGGAAAagccggtgatgatggcgcctgctgctccaccacctcctcctccgcctcctcgACGGCGACGGCGCAGCGTCGAGAAACTGCCGACATCAGAGGAACTGGAGCAAGAGATAGTAGTGGAAGAGGTGAGAAACCCCCCGATGCCGCCGCCATCGCTGGCCATGTTCCCGCCTGGAACGCCACCACCCCCTCCGCCTCCGCTTCCGCCTCCCTCGACGGTGTCGCGCAGCAAGAAGAAGCGCAGCGGCAGCGTGGGCGGCGCCAAGGAGCTAGCGTCCGCCATTGCTACGTTCTACCAGAAGAAGCGCAAGAGCATTACCATGAAGGCCAAGAGGAGGCCCCATGCCCATCACCACCACCACTCCGATGGCCAATACTACTCGTCGCCGTCGTCAGATGCGTCAGCGAGCCCGGACTCCACTGCTCGCACCACCACCGCCCCGCCGCGGCCTCCGCCTCCGccccctccaccgccaccgccgtccTCCATCTTCTCCAATCTCTTCAGGAACAAGAAGGGCGGCAGTAAGAACCGCCGCATCCACTCCGTCGCGCCACCGCAGCCGCCACCCCCGCCTCCACCGGCTCGACGATCTAAGAAACCGCCACCGCCTCCGTCTC
This genomic window contains:
- the LOC103651530 gene encoding actin cytoskeleton-regulatory complex protein pan1 → MEGQVRRSPASSAADDGGPSTSGSADAHARYADADDNAAGAGGPKVWVLVLLFALLLLPFLPSAMRRGGGGGGTVWAGGGRGTEGGYRYRRGGISFKSGWDVVNLCLVLFAILCGLLGRGGDGDSSSSATSAYASAKDDRHRLASSAAPAAEPVTVAATTTSSGDWEQEGYDSMSAIYASLSRTTNHAHASGIRRMKSSSSYPELRLGSDGVWALASPDSAWRFYDDAELYRARRPERQERTWDVDPHGRAAAAEVKTIPVDTFVERGRASQSQSQSQPRRTRRRSVERLPEMAEERPLQQQSGGARAPPRLRRWNSEVVDVMLEQEAAPARSRRWDSEVVGAMPEQDAAVAPARLRRWNSESLDSILEQEARVAAARSTRWGSEVMDAMPEQEAAVAPARLRRWNSESLDSILEQEARVAPARSTRWGSEVMDAMPEQEAAVAPARLRRWNSESLDSILEQEARVAAARSRRWDSEVMDAMPEQEAAVAPARLRRWNSESLDSILEQEARVAAARSRRWDSEVVDVMPEQEAAVAPVKSRRWNSDAVDVIPEQEAPVALARSGRWSSGAVDVVPEQEKPVMMAPAAPPPPPPPPRRRRRSVEKLPTSEELEQEIVVEEVRNPPMPPPSLAMFPPGTPPPPPPPLPPPSTVSRSKKKRSGSVGGAKELASAIATFYQKKRKSITMKAKRRPHAHHHHHSDGQYYSSPSSDASASPDSTARTTTAPPRPPPPPPPPPPPSSIFSNLFRNKKGGSKNRRIHSVAPPQPPPPPPPARRSKKPPPPPSRPAPPAPPPPPQPVRTRPQRAHVHASTQQPPLYPRRVYYTYYPLPPPSPPLPPPPPPPPPLVPEGEDDSPSVTASPAPAYCASPDVNTKADRFIESFREGLKLEKLNSYREKWQRQIQENAAVEIGEEEEGEFMVIGSLFGDDDEEDEDGISLPQTPATAVAVGF